Proteins encoded within one genomic window of Dromaius novaehollandiae isolate bDroNov1 chromosome 7, bDroNov1.hap1, whole genome shotgun sequence:
- the FIGN gene encoding fidgetin isoform X1, with protein sequence MISSTSVYGLKMQWTPEHAQWPEQHFDITSTTRSPAHKVEAYRGHLQRTYQYAWANDDISALTASNLLKKYAEKYSGILEGPAERPILSNYSEAPSGLVNGRKNESEPWQPSLNSESVYPMNCVPDVITASKAGVSAALPPADVSASIGSSPGVASNLTEPSYSSSTCGSHTVPSLHSGLPSQEYATGYNGSYLHTSYSGQPAPALPSPHPSPLHSSGLLQPPPPPPPPPALVAGYNGTSNLSSYSYPSASYPPQTAVGPGYSPGGAPPPSAYLPSGIPAPTPLPPTTVPSYSYQGHGLTPIAPSALTNSSASSLKRKAFYMAGQGEMDSSYGNYSYGQQRSTQSPMYRMPDNSISNANRGNGFDRSAETSSLAFKPTKQLMSSEQQRKFSSQSSRALTPPSYSTAKNSLGSRSSDSFGKYTSPVMNEHGDEHRQLLPHPMQGPGLRAATSSNHSVDEQLKNTDTHLIDLVTNEIINQGPPVDWNDIAGLDLVKAVIKEEVLWPVLRSDAFNGLTALPRSILLFGPRGTGKTLMGRCIASQLGATFFKIAGSGLVTKWLGEGEKIVHASFLVARCRQPSVIFVSDIDMLLSSQVSEEHSPVSRMRTEFLMQLDTVLTSAEDQIVVICATSKPEEIDESLRRYFMKRLLIPLPDSTARHQIIVQLLSQHNYCLNDKEVALLVQRTEGFSGLDVAHLCQEAVVGPLHAMPATDLSAILPSQLRPVTYQDFENAFCKIQPSISQKELDTYVEWNKMFGCSQ encoded by the coding sequence GCTTGAAGATGCAGTGGACGCCGGAGCATGCCCAGTGGCCAGAACAGCACTTTGATATCACTTCAACCACCCGGTCTCCTGCCCACAAGGTAGAAGCCTACCGGGGGCATCTGCAGCGCACCTATCAGTACGCCTGGGCCAACGACGACATCTCGGCTCTGACCGCCTCCAATCTTTTGAAAAAGTATGCAGAAAAATATTCCGGTATTTTAGAAGGCCCGGCTGAACGGCCCATCCTTAGCAATTATTCTGAAGCTCCATCAGGGCTGGTGAACGGCCGGAAGAATGAAAGCGAGCCCTGGCAGCCTTCGTTGAATTCGGAGAGCGTGTATCCCATGAACTGTGTCCCAGACGTTATTACCGCCAGCAAGGCTGGCGTAAGTGCAGCCCTCCCTCCCGCAGACGTCTCTGCCAGTATAGGGAGTTCACCTGGGGTGGCCAGTAACCTGACAGAACCCAGTTATTCTAGCAGCACCTGTGGAAGTCATACAGTTCCCAGTCTTCATTCAGGGCTCCCATCTCAGGAATATGCCACAGGATACAACGGATCTTACTTGCATACCAGTTACAGCGGCCAGCCAGCACCTGCACTTCCTTCCCCTCATCCATCCCCCTTGCATAGCTCTGGGCTTTtacagcccccgccgccgccgccgccgccaccagccCTCGTCGCAGGCTACAATGGGACTTCTAACCTCTCCAGTTACAGCTACCCTTCTGCCAGTTATCCTCCTCAAACTGCTGTTGGCCCTGGGTACAGCCCTGGAGGGGCACCACCGCCCTCCGCGTACCTGCCTTCAGGAATCCCTGCCCCCACTCCTCTGCCCCCAACTACTGTACCCAGCTACTCCTACCAGGGTCACGGTCTGACGCCCATTGCACCATCCGCCCTGACAAACAGTTCAGCCAGCTCTCTCAAAAGGAAAGCTTTCTACATGGCAGGGCAAGGAGAAATGGACTCCAGTTATGGAAATTACAGCTATGGCCAACAGAGATCTACACAGAGTCCCATGTATCGAATGCCCGACAACAGCATTTCAAATGCAAACAGGGGGAATGGTTTTGACAGAAGTGCTGAAACATCATCCTTAGCATTTAAGCCAACAAAGCAGCTAATGTCCTCTGAACAGCAAAGGAAATTCAGCAGCCAGTCCAGTAGGGCTCTAACACCCCCATCCTATAGTACTGCTAAAAACTCACTGGGTTCGAGATCAAGTGACTCATTTGGGAAGTACACCTCCCCAGTAATGAATGAGCACGGTGACGAGCACAGGCAGCTCCTTCCTCACCCAATGCAAGGCCCGGGACTTCGTGCAGCTACCTCATCCAACCACTCTGTGGACGAGCAACTGAAGAATACTGACACACACCTCATTGACCTTGTTACCAATGAGATTATCAACCAAGGACCTCCTGTGGACTGGAATGACATCGCTGGCCTAGATCTAGTAAAGGCCGTCATTAAAGAGGAGGTTTTATGGCCAGTATTGAGGTCAGATGCATTCAATGGACTGACTGCTCTACCTCGGAGCATCCTTTTATTTGGACCTCGGGGAACAGGCAAAACATTAATGGGCAGATGTATAGCTAGTCAGCTAGGAGCCACATTTTTCAAAATCGCTGGCTCTGGCCTTGTCACAAAGTGGctaggggaaggagaaaaaattgTCCACGCTTCCTTCCTCGTGGCAAGGTGTCGCCAGCCCTCGGTGATTTTTGTTAGTGACATTGATATGCTTCTTTCTTCCCAAGTGAGTGAAGAACACAGTCCAGTAAGTCGGATGAGAACCGAGTTCCTTATGCAGCTGGACACTGTACTGACTTCTGCTGAGGACCAAATAGTAGTAATTTGCGCCACAAGTAAACCAGAAGAAATTGATGAATCTCTTCGAAGGTACTTCATGAAACGACTTTTAATCCCACTTCCTGACAGCACAGCGAGGCACCAGATAATAGTACAACTGCTCTCACAGCACAATTACTGTCTCAATGACAAGGAGGTTGCACTGCTTGTCCAGCGCACAGAAGGCTTTTCTGGACTAGATGTGGCTCACTTGTGTCAGGAAGCAGTGGTGGGCCCACTCCACGCCATGCCAGCCACAGACCTTTCAGCCATTTTGCCCAGCCAGTTGAGGCCAGTTACATATCAAGactttgaaaatgctttctgcaaGATACAGCCTAGCATATCTCAAAAAGAGCTTGATACATATGTTGAATGGAACAAAATGTTTGGTTGCAGTCAGTga
- the FIGN gene encoding fidgetin isoform X2, which yields MQWTPEHAQWPEQHFDITSTTRSPAHKVEAYRGHLQRTYQYAWANDDISALTASNLLKKYAEKYSGILEGPAERPILSNYSEAPSGLVNGRKNESEPWQPSLNSESVYPMNCVPDVITASKAGVSAALPPADVSASIGSSPGVASNLTEPSYSSSTCGSHTVPSLHSGLPSQEYATGYNGSYLHTSYSGQPAPALPSPHPSPLHSSGLLQPPPPPPPPPALVAGYNGTSNLSSYSYPSASYPPQTAVGPGYSPGGAPPPSAYLPSGIPAPTPLPPTTVPSYSYQGHGLTPIAPSALTNSSASSLKRKAFYMAGQGEMDSSYGNYSYGQQRSTQSPMYRMPDNSISNANRGNGFDRSAETSSLAFKPTKQLMSSEQQRKFSSQSSRALTPPSYSTAKNSLGSRSSDSFGKYTSPVMNEHGDEHRQLLPHPMQGPGLRAATSSNHSVDEQLKNTDTHLIDLVTNEIINQGPPVDWNDIAGLDLVKAVIKEEVLWPVLRSDAFNGLTALPRSILLFGPRGTGKTLMGRCIASQLGATFFKIAGSGLVTKWLGEGEKIVHASFLVARCRQPSVIFVSDIDMLLSSQVSEEHSPVSRMRTEFLMQLDTVLTSAEDQIVVICATSKPEEIDESLRRYFMKRLLIPLPDSTARHQIIVQLLSQHNYCLNDKEVALLVQRTEGFSGLDVAHLCQEAVVGPLHAMPATDLSAILPSQLRPVTYQDFENAFCKIQPSISQKELDTYVEWNKMFGCSQ from the coding sequence ATGCAGTGGACGCCGGAGCATGCCCAGTGGCCAGAACAGCACTTTGATATCACTTCAACCACCCGGTCTCCTGCCCACAAGGTAGAAGCCTACCGGGGGCATCTGCAGCGCACCTATCAGTACGCCTGGGCCAACGACGACATCTCGGCTCTGACCGCCTCCAATCTTTTGAAAAAGTATGCAGAAAAATATTCCGGTATTTTAGAAGGCCCGGCTGAACGGCCCATCCTTAGCAATTATTCTGAAGCTCCATCAGGGCTGGTGAACGGCCGGAAGAATGAAAGCGAGCCCTGGCAGCCTTCGTTGAATTCGGAGAGCGTGTATCCCATGAACTGTGTCCCAGACGTTATTACCGCCAGCAAGGCTGGCGTAAGTGCAGCCCTCCCTCCCGCAGACGTCTCTGCCAGTATAGGGAGTTCACCTGGGGTGGCCAGTAACCTGACAGAACCCAGTTATTCTAGCAGCACCTGTGGAAGTCATACAGTTCCCAGTCTTCATTCAGGGCTCCCATCTCAGGAATATGCCACAGGATACAACGGATCTTACTTGCATACCAGTTACAGCGGCCAGCCAGCACCTGCACTTCCTTCCCCTCATCCATCCCCCTTGCATAGCTCTGGGCTTTtacagcccccgccgccgccgccgccgccaccagccCTCGTCGCAGGCTACAATGGGACTTCTAACCTCTCCAGTTACAGCTACCCTTCTGCCAGTTATCCTCCTCAAACTGCTGTTGGCCCTGGGTACAGCCCTGGAGGGGCACCACCGCCCTCCGCGTACCTGCCTTCAGGAATCCCTGCCCCCACTCCTCTGCCCCCAACTACTGTACCCAGCTACTCCTACCAGGGTCACGGTCTGACGCCCATTGCACCATCCGCCCTGACAAACAGTTCAGCCAGCTCTCTCAAAAGGAAAGCTTTCTACATGGCAGGGCAAGGAGAAATGGACTCCAGTTATGGAAATTACAGCTATGGCCAACAGAGATCTACACAGAGTCCCATGTATCGAATGCCCGACAACAGCATTTCAAATGCAAACAGGGGGAATGGTTTTGACAGAAGTGCTGAAACATCATCCTTAGCATTTAAGCCAACAAAGCAGCTAATGTCCTCTGAACAGCAAAGGAAATTCAGCAGCCAGTCCAGTAGGGCTCTAACACCCCCATCCTATAGTACTGCTAAAAACTCACTGGGTTCGAGATCAAGTGACTCATTTGGGAAGTACACCTCCCCAGTAATGAATGAGCACGGTGACGAGCACAGGCAGCTCCTTCCTCACCCAATGCAAGGCCCGGGACTTCGTGCAGCTACCTCATCCAACCACTCTGTGGACGAGCAACTGAAGAATACTGACACACACCTCATTGACCTTGTTACCAATGAGATTATCAACCAAGGACCTCCTGTGGACTGGAATGACATCGCTGGCCTAGATCTAGTAAAGGCCGTCATTAAAGAGGAGGTTTTATGGCCAGTATTGAGGTCAGATGCATTCAATGGACTGACTGCTCTACCTCGGAGCATCCTTTTATTTGGACCTCGGGGAACAGGCAAAACATTAATGGGCAGATGTATAGCTAGTCAGCTAGGAGCCACATTTTTCAAAATCGCTGGCTCTGGCCTTGTCACAAAGTGGctaggggaaggagaaaaaattgTCCACGCTTCCTTCCTCGTGGCAAGGTGTCGCCAGCCCTCGGTGATTTTTGTTAGTGACATTGATATGCTTCTTTCTTCCCAAGTGAGTGAAGAACACAGTCCAGTAAGTCGGATGAGAACCGAGTTCCTTATGCAGCTGGACACTGTACTGACTTCTGCTGAGGACCAAATAGTAGTAATTTGCGCCACAAGTAAACCAGAAGAAATTGATGAATCTCTTCGAAGGTACTTCATGAAACGACTTTTAATCCCACTTCCTGACAGCACAGCGAGGCACCAGATAATAGTACAACTGCTCTCACAGCACAATTACTGTCTCAATGACAAGGAGGTTGCACTGCTTGTCCAGCGCACAGAAGGCTTTTCTGGACTAGATGTGGCTCACTTGTGTCAGGAAGCAGTGGTGGGCCCACTCCACGCCATGCCAGCCACAGACCTTTCAGCCATTTTGCCCAGCCAGTTGAGGCCAGTTACATATCAAGactttgaaaatgctttctgcaaGATACAGCCTAGCATATCTCAAAAAGAGCTTGATACATATGTTGAATGGAACAAAATGTTTGGTTGCAGTCAGTga